A DNA window from Streptomyces sp. 71268 contains the following coding sequences:
- a CDS encoding alpha/beta fold hydrolase, translating to MTSRSSRTPSRGGIGLTAVATAVLAAVCAAPALAAPSAATTDRPETTRAGQPHGDRARGTLLSVTPLQQVTREEVARVVKANGTDASTVRYGVSTYRLTYATITPTGEPTTASALFALPDGGGKRLSTVAEHHGTMAFRGGAPSTGDDFSTLAAWLYSAGGRATVAPDYLGLGTGPGTHPYVDTASSVSASVDALRAARQAAAQHGRTLTRDVHVTGFSQGGQVAMAVGRELSRGVDRHLRVRSLAPVAGPYDIAGQELPAIFDGRIDDGSAVYYLSYFLTAQNRLHHLYDDPREVYREPYASTVETLFDNDHTEEEIAKGLAPDIKALLTDEWAERLKHPTGKLAEVIERNDGVCDWAPTAPVRLHTSTGDRDVPIGNTTSCVRSLAEHGVRAKVTDHGDRDHGDTYLRAIGQNANWYARLG from the coding sequence ATGACCTCACGCAGCAGTCGCACCCCTTCCCGCGGCGGCATCGGACTGACCGCCGTCGCCACCGCCGTGCTCGCCGCCGTGTGCGCGGCCCCGGCGCTGGCCGCTCCGTCGGCGGCGACCACCGACCGACCGGAGACGACCCGCGCCGGGCAGCCGCACGGCGACCGGGCGCGCGGCACCCTGCTGTCGGTGACCCCGCTCCAGCAGGTGACGCGCGAGGAGGTCGCCCGGGTCGTGAAGGCCAACGGCACCGACGCGTCCACGGTGCGCTACGGCGTCTCGACGTACCGCCTCACCTACGCGACCATCACCCCCACCGGCGAACCCACCACCGCGTCCGCGCTGTTCGCCCTCCCCGACGGCGGCGGCAAGCGGCTGTCCACGGTGGCCGAACACCACGGCACCATGGCCTTCCGGGGTGGCGCGCCCTCCACCGGCGACGACTTCTCCACGCTGGCCGCGTGGCTGTACAGCGCGGGCGGCCGGGCCACCGTCGCCCCCGACTACCTGGGCCTTGGCACCGGTCCCGGCACCCACCCGTACGTGGACACCGCCTCCTCCGTCTCGGCCTCCGTCGACGCGCTGCGGGCCGCGCGCCAGGCCGCCGCCCAGCACGGCCGCACGCTCACCCGCGACGTCCACGTGACCGGCTTCTCGCAGGGCGGCCAGGTGGCCATGGCCGTGGGCCGCGAGCTGAGCCGGGGCGTGGACCGACACCTGCGGGTGCGCTCGCTGGCCCCGGTGGCCGGTCCGTACGACATCGCGGGGCAGGAACTGCCGGCGATCTTCGACGGCCGCATCGACGACGGCTCGGCCGTCTACTACCTCTCGTACTTCCTGACCGCGCAGAACCGGCTGCACCACCTCTACGACGACCCGCGCGAGGTCTACCGCGAGCCCTACGCCTCGACCGTGGAGACGCTGTTCGACAACGACCACACGGAGGAGGAGATCGCCAAGGGGCTGGCGCCCGACATCAAGGCGCTGCTCACCGACGAGTGGGCCGAGCGGCTCAAGCACCCGACCGGCAAGCTCGCCGAGGTCATCGAGCGCAACGACGGCGTCTGCGACTGGGCGCCCACCGCGCCGGTGCGGCTGCACACCTCCACCGGCGACCGCGACGTGCCCATCGGCAACACCACCTCCTGCGTCAGGTCGCTGGCCGAGCACGGGGTGCGGGCCAAGGTGACCGACCACGGCGACCGCGACCACGGCGACACCTACCTGCGCGCGATCGGGCAGAACGCGAACTGGTACGCGCGCCTGGGCTGA
- a CDS encoding TetR/AcrR family transcriptional regulator: MPCPTHRRRTGRTGRPRSTEANRAILDATRAALVELGWGKLTMSDVAARAKVAKTTLYRRWAGKSELVVDAVADLFDEHLELPDRGSLHADVEGVVLQFAALLERPETKTALMAVVAESTRDEALRDRIRSAIVERQKRLVLLGRERAQARGELPFDADPSVAASQADLIFDLIAGTVVHRALVSAEPVDAEWAATFSTLVVSGVQATLGAAGTATAAGATTNAAPPVTNPSRDPAESPSG, from the coding sequence ATGCCGTGTCCCACGCACCGCCGCCGCACCGGCCGTACCGGTCGGCCTCGCAGCACGGAGGCCAACCGGGCGATCCTCGACGCGACCCGCGCCGCGCTGGTCGAACTGGGCTGGGGGAAGCTCACGATGAGCGACGTCGCGGCCCGGGCCAAGGTTGCGAAGACCACCCTCTACCGCCGCTGGGCGGGCAAGAGCGAGCTGGTCGTGGACGCGGTGGCGGACCTGTTCGACGAGCACCTGGAGCTGCCCGACCGGGGCAGCCTGCACGCCGACGTGGAGGGCGTGGTCCTCCAGTTCGCCGCGCTCCTGGAACGCCCCGAGACCAAGACGGCCCTGATGGCCGTGGTCGCCGAGTCCACCAGGGACGAGGCGCTGCGCGACCGCATCCGGTCGGCCATCGTGGAGCGGCAGAAACGGCTGGTTCTGCTCGGCCGCGAGCGCGCCCAGGCCAGAGGCGAACTCCCCTTCGACGCCGACCCGTCGGTGGCCGCCAGCCAGGCCGACCTGATCTTCGACCTGATCGCCGGCACGGTCGTACACCGAGCCCTGGTCAGCGCCGAACCGGTGGACGCCGAGTGGGCCGCCACCTTCAGCACCCTGGTGGTCAGCGGCGTCCAGGCCACCCTCGGCGCCGCCGGCACCGCCACCGCCGCCGGCGCCACCACGAACGCCGCGCCGCCCGTGACCAACCCGTCCCGCGACCCGGCCGAATCGCCGTCGGGCTGA
- a CDS encoding methylmalonyl-CoA mutase family protein — protein MDAEGIEEGRRRWQARFDAARKRDADFTTLSGDPVEPVYGPAPGDTVEGFDRIGWPGEFPFTRGLHPTGYRGRTWTIRQFAGFGNAEQTNERYKMILDAGGGGLSVAFDMPTLMGRDSDDERSLGEVGHCGVAIDSAADMEILFKDIPLGDVTTSMTISGPAVPVFCMYLVAAERQGVDPRVLNGTLQTDIFKEYIAQKEWLFPPQPHLRLIGDLMEHCAQHIPAYKPLSVSGYHIREAGATAAQELAYTLADGFGYVELGLSRGLDVNTFAPGLSFFFDAHLDFFEEIAKFRAARRIWARWMRDVYGATSEKAQWLRFHTQTAGVSLTAQQPYNNVVRTAVEALSAVLGGTNSLHTNALDETLALPSEQAAEIALRTQQVLMEETGVANVADPLGGSWYVEALTDRIEADAEKIFEQIKERGRRAVPDGQHPIGPITSGILRGIEDGWFTGEIAESAFQYQQSLEKGEKRVVGVNCHHGSVTGDLEILRVSHEVEREQVRVLGGRKAERDEAVVSASLDAMLAAARDGSNMIEPMLAAVRAEATLGEICGVLREEWGGWTEPVGF, from the coding sequence ATGGACGCCGAAGGCATTGAGGAGGGCCGCCGTCGCTGGCAGGCCCGGTTCGACGCGGCACGCAAGCGCGACGCCGACTTCACCACGCTCTCCGGAGACCCCGTCGAGCCGGTGTACGGCCCGGCGCCAGGCGACACCGTCGAGGGCTTCGACCGCATCGGCTGGCCCGGTGAGTTCCCCTTCACCCGTGGCCTGCACCCCACCGGCTACCGGGGCCGAACCTGGACCATCCGCCAGTTCGCCGGCTTCGGCAACGCCGAGCAGACCAACGAGCGCTACAAGATGATCCTCGACGCGGGCGGCGGCGGCCTCTCCGTCGCCTTCGACATGCCGACCCTGATGGGCCGCGACTCCGACGACGAGCGCTCCCTCGGCGAGGTCGGGCACTGTGGCGTGGCCATCGACTCGGCCGCCGACATGGAGATCCTCTTCAAGGACATCCCGCTCGGCGACGTGACCACCTCCATGACCATCAGCGGGCCCGCCGTGCCCGTGTTCTGCATGTACCTGGTCGCCGCCGAGCGCCAGGGCGTCGATCCGCGCGTGCTCAACGGCACCCTGCAGACCGACATCTTCAAGGAGTACATCGCCCAGAAGGAGTGGCTGTTCCCCCCGCAGCCGCACCTGCGGCTCATCGGCGACCTGATGGAGCACTGCGCCCAGCACATCCCGGCGTACAAGCCGCTCTCCGTCTCCGGCTACCACATCCGCGAGGCCGGGGCCACGGCCGCGCAGGAACTGGCCTACACGCTGGCCGACGGCTTCGGGTACGTGGAGCTGGGGCTCTCCCGTGGCCTGGACGTCAACACCTTCGCGCCGGGGCTGTCCTTCTTCTTCGACGCGCACCTCGACTTCTTCGAGGAGATCGCCAAGTTCCGGGCGGCCCGCCGCATCTGGGCGCGCTGGATGCGCGACGTGTACGGCGCCACCTCCGAGAAGGCGCAGTGGCTGCGCTTCCACACCCAGACCGCCGGCGTCTCGCTGACCGCGCAGCAGCCGTACAACAACGTGGTGCGCACGGCCGTCGAGGCGCTGTCCGCCGTGCTCGGTGGCACCAACTCGCTGCACACCAACGCCCTGGACGAGACCCTGGCGCTGCCCAGCGAGCAGGCCGCCGAGATCGCGCTGCGCACCCAGCAGGTGCTGATGGAGGAGACCGGCGTCGCCAACGTGGCCGACCCGCTGGGCGGCTCCTGGTACGTCGAGGCGCTGACCGACCGGATCGAGGCCGACGCGGAGAAGATCTTCGAGCAGATCAAGGAGCGGGGCCGGCGCGCGGTGCCCGACGGGCAGCACCCGATCGGGCCGATCACCTCCGGCATCCTGCGCGGCATCGAAGACGGCTGGTTCACCGGCGAGATCGCCGAGTCCGCCTTCCAGTACCAGCAGTCCCTGGAGAAGGGCGAGAAGCGCGTCGTCGGCGTCAACTGCCACCACGGCTCGGTCACCGGCGACCTGGAGATCCTGCGGGTCAGTCACGAGGTCGAGCGCGAGCAGGTACGGGTGCTCGGCGGGCGCAAGGCCGAGCGCGACGAGGCCGTGGTCTCCGCCTCGCTGGACGCGATGCTCGCCGCCGCGCGGGACGGCTCCAACATGATCGAGCCGATGCTCGCCGCCGTCCGCGCCGAGGCCACCCTGGGCGAGATCTGCGGCGTGCTCCGCGAGGAGTGGGGCGGCTGGACGGAGCCCGTGGGCTTCTGA
- a CDS encoding alpha/beta hydrolase, which produces MTRRHLVPLPTAAPWRGPRRGATTVAAALLVAACAAPALAVPPPPRPTAPVPAPAPLATAAPLATSPATTDAGAGAHARYGRGTLRSVTPLARLSRDEVAHAVGEHGVDVSSVRHGIATHRIEYATITPTGEPTTASALLTLPDGGGHALSTVAELHGTVAHREDAPSVGDNVTRLGAYLYAAGGRATVAPDYLGLGTSPGTHPYMDTASSVSASLDALRAARTATARLGRALTGEVHVTGFSQGGQVAMGLGRALAHGADRHLRLRSLTPVSGPYDIAGQELPAIFDGRVDDGSAVFYLAYFLTAQNRLHPLYDDPREVFRQPYADRMETLFDGEHSDEDVARGLPATVDALLTEEWKARLQHPTGTLAEVIEGIDGTCAWRPRVPVRLHTAAGDRDVPTGNTTSCASELRRRGAHPEVVRHGDVDHLRGYLGALSDNARWLAHHG; this is translated from the coding sequence ATGACCCGACGCCACCTCGTACCACTGCCGACCGCCGCGCCGTGGCGCGGACCCCGCCGCGGCGCGACCACGGTCGCCGCCGCCCTGCTCGTGGCCGCCTGCGCCGCGCCCGCGCTGGCCGTCCCGCCCCCGCCGCGCCCCACCGCCCCGGTCCCGGCCCCGGCCCCGCTCGCGACAGCGGCCCCGCTCGCGACCAGCCCGGCCACCACCGACGCGGGCGCGGGCGCCCACGCCCGGTACGGCCGTGGCACCCTGCGGTCGGTCACCCCGCTGGCGCGCCTGTCCCGGGACGAGGTCGCCCACGCCGTCGGCGAGCACGGTGTGGACGTCTCCTCCGTACGCCACGGCATCGCCACCCACCGGATCGAGTACGCGACCATCACCCCCACCGGCGAACCCACCACCGCGTCCGCCCTGCTCACCCTCCCCGACGGCGGCGGCCACGCGCTGTCCACCGTCGCCGAGTTGCACGGCACCGTCGCCCACCGCGAGGACGCGCCCTCCGTCGGCGACAACGTCACCCGGCTCGGCGCCTACCTGTACGCGGCCGGCGGCCGGGCCACCGTGGCCCCGGACTACCTGGGCCTGGGCACGAGCCCCGGCACCCACCCGTACATGGACACCGCCTCCTCCGTCTCCGCCTCGCTGGACGCGCTGCGCGCCGCCCGCACCGCCACCGCCCGCCTCGGCCGCGCGCTCACCGGCGAGGTGCACGTCACCGGGTTCTCGCAGGGCGGCCAGGTCGCCATGGGCCTCGGCCGCGCACTCGCCCACGGCGCCGACCGGCACCTGCGCCTGCGCTCGCTGACCCCGGTCAGCGGCCCTTACGACATCGCGGGGCAGGAGCTGCCCGCGATCTTCGACGGCCGCGTCGACGACGGCTCGGCCGTCTTCTACCTCGCGTACTTCCTGACCGCCCAGAACCGGCTGCACCCCCTCTACGACGACCCGCGCGAGGTCTTCCGCCAGCCGTACGCGGACCGGATGGAGACGCTGTTCGACGGCGAGCACAGCGACGAGGACGTCGCGCGCGGCCTGCCGGCCACGGTCGACGCCCTGCTCACCGAGGAGTGGAAGGCACGCCTCCAGCACCCCACCGGCACCCTCGCCGAGGTCATCGAGGGCATCGACGGCACCTGCGCGTGGCGGCCCCGGGTGCCGGTGCGGCTGCACACCGCCGCCGGCGACCGCGACGTACCGACCGGCAACACCACCTCGTGCGCGAGCGAGCTGCGTCGGCGCGGCGCCCACCCGGAGGTCGTCCGGCACGGCGACGTGGACCACCTGCGCGGCTACCTCGGCGCGCTCTCCGACAACGCGCGCTGGCTGGCCCACCACGGTTAG
- a CDS encoding tetratricopeptide repeat protein yields the protein MQPRNLPMGVVDLAAVKAAGEAKQKAEQARAQRSAQGGAAPGSVRLVIDVDEAGFQQEVLQRSTEVPVVIDFWADWCGPCKQLSPILERLTQEYAGRFVLAKIDVEANQALFQQFGVQSIPAVFAVVAGQPVPLFQGAAPEAQIRQVLDQLIQAAEQQFGIVGAPVDPDAIADLPEAAEQPPGPHDAALSAAHQALDAGDLGGAERAYQNVLADDPGNAEARLGLAQAQLLGRVQGLDAQQVRKDAADRPTDVDAQLAAADLDLVGGHVEDAFGRLVDLVKRTVGDDRERARLRLLELFEVIGADDPRVVTARGALARVLF from the coding sequence ATGCAGCCACGGAATTTGCCCATGGGAGTAGTCGACCTCGCCGCTGTGAAGGCGGCCGGGGAGGCCAAGCAGAAGGCGGAGCAGGCACGGGCCCAGCGGTCGGCCCAGGGGGGCGCGGCCCCCGGCTCCGTGCGACTGGTGATCGACGTTGACGAGGCGGGCTTCCAGCAGGAGGTCCTCCAGCGCTCCACCGAGGTCCCCGTCGTCATCGACTTCTGGGCCGACTGGTGCGGGCCGTGCAAGCAGCTCAGCCCGATCCTGGAGCGGCTCACGCAGGAGTACGCGGGCCGGTTCGTCCTCGCGAAGATCGACGTCGAGGCGAACCAGGCGCTCTTCCAGCAGTTCGGTGTGCAGAGCATTCCGGCCGTTTTCGCCGTGGTCGCGGGTCAGCCGGTGCCGCTGTTCCAGGGGGCGGCCCCCGAGGCGCAGATCCGGCAGGTGCTCGACCAGCTCATCCAGGCCGCCGAGCAGCAGTTCGGCATCGTCGGCGCGCCGGTGGACCCGGACGCGATCGCGGACCTCCCCGAGGCCGCCGAGCAGCCCCCCGGCCCGCACGACGCGGCGCTCTCGGCCGCGCACCAGGCCCTGGACGCGGGCGACCTGGGCGGCGCCGAGCGCGCGTACCAGAACGTGCTGGCCGACGACCCGGGCAACGCGGAGGCCAGGCTGGGCCTCGCGCAGGCCCAGTTGCTGGGCCGGGTGCAGGGACTGGACGCGCAGCAGGTGCGCAAGGACGCCGCCGACCGCCCGACCGATGTGGACGCGCAACTCGCGGCGGCCGACCTCGACCTGGTCGGCGGGCACGTGGAGGACGCCTTCGGGCGACTGGTTGACCTCGTCAAGCGGACGGTGGGTGACGACCGGGAGCGTGCCCGACTGCGGTTGCTGGAGCTTTTCGAGGTGATCGGCGCCGACGACCCGCGAGTCGTCACCGCGCGTGGCGCGCTCGCTCGCGTGCTGTTCTGA
- a CDS encoding MarR family transcriptional regulator, with product MAKPLSLAFDPIARADELWQERWGSTPSMAAITSIMRAQQILLGQVDAVVKPYGLTFARYEALVLLTFSQAGELPMSKIGERLMVHPTSVTNTVDRLVRSGLVAKRPNPNDGRGTLASITDKGREVVEAATKDLMDMEFGLGAYDARQCAEIFALLRPLRVASGDFAAEAAGPVTTGTTAAGAGPDSAPATGPQTAHDAAASTPR from the coding sequence GTGGCAAAACCGCTCAGTCTCGCCTTCGATCCCATCGCCCGGGCCGACGAACTCTGGCAGGAGCGCTGGGGCTCCACGCCGTCGATGGCCGCCATCACCTCGATCATGCGCGCCCAGCAGATCCTGTTGGGCCAGGTCGACGCGGTGGTCAAGCCGTACGGGCTGACCTTCGCGCGCTACGAGGCGCTGGTGCTGCTCACCTTCAGCCAGGCCGGCGAGCTGCCCATGTCGAAGATCGGCGAGCGACTGATGGTCCACCCGACCTCGGTCACCAACACGGTGGACCGGCTGGTCAGGTCGGGCCTGGTGGCCAAGCGCCCGAACCCGAACGACGGCCGGGGCACCCTGGCCTCGATCACCGACAAGGGGCGCGAGGTGGTGGAGGCCGCCACCAAGGACCTGATGGACATGGAGTTCGGGCTCGGGGCCTACGACGCGCGGCAGTGCGCGGAGATCTTCGCCCTGCTGCGCCCACTGCGCGTGGCGTCCGGCGACTTCGCCGCCGAGGCCGCCGGGCCCGTGACGACCGGCACCACCGCCGCCGGGGCCGGCCCCGACAGCGCCCCCGCGACCGGCCCCCAGACCGCCCATGACGCCGCCGCTTCCACGCCGCGCTGA
- a CDS encoding DUF3817 domain-containing protein: MKRSVLTRYRVMAYITAVMLLVLCTSMIFKYGFDKGADATLVISQIHGVLFIIYLIFAFDLGQKARWPFGRLLWVLVSGTIPTAAFFVERKVAQDVEPLIEAPETEPARA; the protein is encoded by the coding sequence ATGAAGCGAAGCGTGTTGACCCGCTACCGGGTGATGGCCTACATCACCGCCGTGATGCTGCTGGTGCTCTGCACCTCCATGATCTTCAAGTACGGCTTCGACAAGGGCGCCGACGCGACCCTGGTCATCTCGCAGATCCACGGTGTGCTGTTCATCATCTACCTGATCTTCGCCTTCGACCTGGGGCAGAAGGCCAGGTGGCCGTTTGGCCGGCTGCTGTGGGTGCTGGTGTCCGGCACCATCCCGACGGCCGCGTTCTTCGTCGAGCGCAAGGTCGCCCAGGACGTCGAGCCGCTGATCGAGGCCCCGGAGACGGAGCCCGCCCGGGCCTGA